The nucleotide sequence TCTCGTCAGTCGAGCCCAGCGATAGAAGGATGGTAATAAACGAAGAAGAGGTGTATACCATTTACTATGAATCTCGATATCCTGGTTGCTGTACCCGCTACTCTGCAGCAGTTTTATGAAAGTGAGAAGGGTGGTTTCGTGCCAGAACTCCTTGGAGTCGTCGTCGAATACCTTGACGAAGGTATCCTCCTGGCGAGATACCTCAACGGCGACAGTAGTTGAGTCCATATTCGGGTAGAACTTCCCAGTTCTGATGATGGAAGAGTATGGTACGATGCCTGATGGGCTGGTGCCCGATTTCTACACAGCTCCCTGTTTGCTTGACGGGGCATTTCTGCTTCTTATACTTTGTCACCCAGTTCCTGGTATGTCCTCTTTTCCAAGGGCCAACATGGCCAAGAGCTCACGACAGCAAGTCCGACCATCTCACTCACAGCTCCTACAGTGACTACCGCTCCTCGGGCCTCACGAGCATGACTACACAACATTCATTTTGCGTCTGACATTACTGGTTTCAGCCAATAAACCGGCCCATGACTGTCATGCTGCTCTTGTCTGCTCTCGGTTCAATTTGTGGGGTCACTGTTTCCTGATCACAACAGTCCTCCCATTGGCAAGCGAGAGCCCACATGATGCTATTCAGAGCTCTGATCTACGGCCGCTAACCATGGTTGATTAGTTACTGTGCGGAAGAAGTCATACGCACTTTTGAGGAAGCAACGTGAGGGCCATCGCCAAGATGTGCCATGAAATAAGGGCGAATACGGGCCTCCATGTGCTCATTGGGGCTGATGATTAGATGACTGGCGCAAAATATGGGTGTCATGCCTGACAATAGCACAGGGGCAACCAATTCTAAcacctctcttcctctcttgtGATcgggtgctggtgttgagggagggttagggtctcATTCTGTGTTGTTGCACAGCCCATGCCGACCTTTGATCGCTCAGGATGCAGCCTCCCTTGCAGGTGGTGATGCTTGCCGATCAAAGTTCTGGCACGAAAAATCGATCTCACATTTGATCAACCTGCACGCCCTGTCTCGGTGAGATTTCATCTCACAATGCTCTAATCATGTCGTGCATTTCTTGAGTCGAGGGCTGGGCGAAGTGAGGATTCCCGATTCAGAAGACTGGGGGCATCTAATTGTTCACTGATAAGAAAAAGAGATCTTATCTTGATAGAGCTCTTATCGGTTTTCACCTGCCAGCTGCCTCTAATATGCCCTCCAATGATTCGGAAGACCTCGCCGACTGGACATCTCTGTTTGAAGCTTTCTGTGGTAGCAGATAAGCTATCATCCAGATCATTTTCCCAATGATTGGATTAGATTAATGTTTTCGGGATACAGGTGAGTGATAAAGAAGTTTGACACCGGTTTACTAGAACCTTCGTGCTACCTAGCTCCGATATTGGGACTATCGAAAATGAGATTCTGTCATTTTCTCTTTAACAATGAGAAGTATTTCCGGGATCAAGGTTTTATCTTGCCACTTCTCCGGTTAGTGGTTACTCGGTGAGGCTTGCATTGCCCATGAGTCGTGGCTCCACCTTTATTCGGCCTGCTGCAGTGATTCaagtccttcttcttcaatgAAAAGAGTCGAATCTGTTTGCTCGTTTGACCATTGTTGTGATGATTGAAAAGAGCAAGGAAACAATACGAGATATTGCATATACCACTCTGGGCACCCACATGAGTCATGCAATACAAACATAAACATCAACTTCAGGCTCTTGTCGATGTGAAAGAGACTGCTCCCCACGTCAAAGGTTTCGCCCCATCTCGAACATACACCTTGACGTCTACTTCTTGGAATATATTCCATTCTATTAACAAAGATGAAAACTTGCCGCCAGGTTACAGTGTCTTGTGGTCAGATCAAACCCACATATTCTTAGCAACCACTCCTCAGCCCAATGTTTGCCAGTTCATATAAAAATATCGCTGGGCTTGAATTTGGAGCTGATTTGATTGGAGTCGCCTCCCGTCGGGATGTCGAAATTGCCTGGTGCCGACCAAACGGGAGTAAGGTGGAACATGCCCAACAGTCCTCCGGAGAGAAGGCACTGGAGTGTTTGTTTGCCCTGAGCGAAGTGAGCCCACTTCGAAAACGAAGAAACTGGAACCAGGTCTCTTCCAAAATACACCGCTGTTTCATTTTCGCTTCCTCTCTCCCATCGCCCTTTATCCCACTTTTCCCATTAAACCTTACACctgccctcctccgtcttcaACGTTTTCTCAACTCACAAACGCGCTTTCCTATTGATCTTCATTTTTGTGCCGCATTCCTGTTCCCCGCAAGCTGCGTGCCATCATGAGCATGGCAGGTCCGACTCTGGACAACGATGGCCATGGAGGGACACTGCCGGATGTCGAATTCGCGATCCATCATGTGTTCTTACCGCCAAAGGTGCCCCAGTCCGACGACACCACTGGGACTGGAGAGGCCTTTCTCATCCGTTCGTTTCTCAAATCGCTACGCGAGTTTGCAGCTCTGCAGCCGGAAGAGGCGACACGACTGCAGCCCTTGGTGCGGATGATCGAGCGACTCTTGCGACTTCACATCAACGAGTCAAAGCAGCAAGTTACGACTGAGGTTTTGCACGAATTGAGTGATGGTGGTAAGTCTTCCCAGTGTCTCGCTCCCCGACACCATCTATCACTCTTGGAATACGCTAACAACAGTAGAATCCGCCGTGTTTTATGTTCGGGAGCAAAATGCTGGCCTGCTTCTTACCGGAAAGGTCAATACCATCTTGGCCCAGGGCTTCGAACTCTTGTCGGACAATGCATCGGTCATGTCAAACAGAGGACGTCTGATCCGCCAATTCCCAAATGCGGCAGCTGAGTTCCCTCGGGCCTTGTTGATGGATCCCAAGTTCTTGAAAGAATTTGCCGATCACCTTTGCGAGTTGAGCAAAACCCCAATCGCGGCGGTCCGTCCCAAGACTCGCAAGGCGAACGCCAATCATGACGAATATCGTGACACCGTCTCCCCTGTATTGGTCACGGGCATGCTTATGGCGATCCTTCAAGGACTGGGCCAAGTCATCAGTCCCACAACCATTACCAAGCGAATGAGGGAGCAGGTCAATTGGGACGACACTAATAAACCATTCCACCGGTCCCCGCTTTGGGTTCTTCTTCGTGCCGCCGTTGGAATCTTGCTTCGCCAAAGCTCAGGGCCGATTGACCGAGACTTCCTGTACAAATCTGTCACCACTTTTTATCATGCCTCCCTGCTCGACATGGCCACCAACTGTGGTCTCGATAGCGACCTTCGATTCACCATGGCCGCGAAAATTAACCGCAGAATTGTCAAGCTCGATCACTTGGTGGAACTACCCTGGACGACGCTCGTCCAAAAGGTTGTGGCTCGTGATCATGATGAGCTCAAGGGTAGATGGCTTGCTGCCCAACAAGAAAAATGTCTGTCAAATACTGACAGGCCACTTGCGGGCCTTCGCTTTGCCGACGATACCAACCTTCAGCTCACCGGGCTCAAGAAACACCTGGCCGGGATTGAATCTCGTCCATCAGCCGACATGGTTGATTCTGGACCTGGCGATGATTCAACAATGCCTGAGTTCTCGTCGACGTCGCCTCCTTCCCTACACTCAAACCCGGACATGCGGCCGTTTGTTCTCTTGAATTTTGAGGCCTGGGTCGATCAACATCTATCGTCATGGGTGGTCTCTCAACTTGACAAGAATAACAAGCAGCACGACAGGGCTGCACATGGTATCGGTGAACTGGAATGCATGATCCAGACGTATCTTTGCTTTGCCAAAGACTCGTATGTCAACGACCCGGAGGCATTGTCCATGATGTATTTGGTTACCATGGAGCTGTGGGTTGCATTGGACCGGATCGCTGGCGACGCCATTCCCCTCTTGTTGGAGTATGACCCTGGCTTTACTTCCGACATATTCTATCCTTTGATTCTGCCGACGAAGAGGCGAATGGAGCGGCTGCAGACAATTGAGAACTATCTCGCCAACCGTCGAACAGGCACCTACCCACCTATGTTTTGCGGTTTTGGTGCGGCCAACTCCTTTGCCGTTCGGTACTTTGATGCGTCTCTTCCTGGTGGACATTCCGATCTGCATTCCCAGATTGTTTCGTACGCGGAGAGGAATAAACATCAGAAGCTCGAGGAGTTTGATGGAAAGCGCCAGGAGTATGCCAAGTTGTCCTCGGAACGATCACAAACGGACCATAACAGGACATGGAACCCGCAATCTTGCAGGTTGCAATGTTCCTGGGATTGTAAAGCATGTGACCTGGATGCAAGGCTACAGACGATAACAATTCGAAGGTTCGAGTGGCCACTACCTACGAATCGCTGCGAGGCCATAGCAGTTGTTTTCGAGATTGCTGTCCCCAGCGTCGTGCTTGTTTGGCGGAACACCACCGTGCATATCTTCCTGTCTATTCTGATGAACAGCGATATTTGTAAGGAGAGGGTGCCCCTGGAGCTTTACTACCCCGAAGAGCATTCTGGCTTGCAACGCTTTACCGGAAGCATCAGTAGCATCAAGCTGGCATCGGTGGTCAAATCTGTCGAGAGGTCTCATTACAGCAGTACGCAACACATCAGCATGTTCACTGAAGCGAATATCTGTGTTGAGCATGGATGCCGATACGACTATTACCACACTGGGAAGAACTTGAGGCACGATGAGATCTTCGAGAGGCCGTCCATCCACAGCGCGTGTTCGCATGCAGCGCACGAACCAAACGCTCACTTGAGTAAATTTATTCGGCAAAGCTCTCACGACTCAAACTACGTCATATCCTCCCAAGATTGTTGTCCCCAGGATATGACGCTCGAAGCGTTCAGGGCTTTCGGACATCATCGTTCAGGGGATAGCCTCCAATGGGGCAACACCCTGAGTCAGTTGACTATGCCCTCACTAGACCTGAATCAAGAGTCTACCTTTCTTTTAGTGATGCAATCATGCACCGAGGCTGGCGCCCAGGATAAACTCAATTCAGTCTATCGTAAGACTCACAATGACGCAGCAGATGAGCTCTTTGCTGGCAAGTTTCTTGGGGCGTTGGAAGACGCATTTGCCCGATTCCACGAAAACTGGCAGAATGACATTGCTGTCGGGCTGTTGGCCTGTTTGGCCACTCGTATCCTGTCCCTGACCAGCTCTTCTTCTATCGCTTCAGGGGTCCTCAGCTCTTGGCCCGCATCAGGCAAACCTCCATGGCATGGACCCGACAGCTTTTGCGCAAACGATCTAAGAGTTCGTCTGAAAATGAACGCGAGGCGTTCGCCCACAGAGCACTTATGACAGCTTTCATTTGCATGTCGACATTTGACATGGATTCGGATCTGCTCGACCCACTGCTATCGTCACCAAAACAGCTCTCACACTTTGTCGAGGCTGCAATCACCGCATGCGATCACCTTCCTTCCAAGTTATCCAATCCTGTCTATCGCTTTATGGCTTACAGATGGCGAAATTTGATGTATCAGTCAATGGGAATGATGCGAGCAGAGGTTATTGGAAATCGGAATTCCGGTTTTGGGTCCGCAGTTCAGCATATTTGGGCCGCCTTCGATCCATCTCAGTCAACGTGGGTAACTCGGCAAGGATCACAGGGCCATATTGTGGAGACTTCGATGTCCAGGAACGGGAAGAACACCAAGGCAAGCTGGAACATGTTGACAGGAGAGCTCCTTGTCAATGGATATCCGCTTTCACGGCTCCCTCGGAAATATGAGGCCGATCAGAATTACAGCCAATTGTTTGGAACACGGATTCTCGAGGTTGTGCCATCCACAATTCAAGGTATGCACTTCTCCGCTCGCCAGGACCAGGACGGATGGATTGTGCATTTTGCCATGTTGGACGGCATAGTCGTGATACAAGCTGTCAAGAGGGGATCAAACGACGAGGAGCTCTGGGAATTCATCCCACGTTCTTGCTTCTTGGGAGGCCTTTCCAAGTCGTTCGTCATGGACTTTTCACACTGGAGAAATAATAGCACCGGCGAGATTGAGTTTcgtccagcagcaacaccatgGGAGCACTCGCCCAATCACTGGCTCCTCGCAATAGAAGGCGTCCGAACAGTTCTAAGGCTAGACCAAGACCTTGTCATAGACCTTCACAGCGAGACGGCTCTCGCAATTTCGACTAGACTGGAGCCTTTAGACTGCAGGGAGAACATTGACATGATATTCCATCACGGTGCAGACAAGGGCCAGCTGAATGTCACTTTGCCCAGATtcgctctttccttttcccttGCACCAGGCAGTTCAAGTCTTCGTTCGAAGCATTACGCCGGAATGATTATCGACGAACGTCAGGAAATCGGTGCTCTAATTGGGCTCAAGAGCAAGCTGGTTCTACGAGACGAGAAACATGTGGACAACTTACAGCCTTCACGACTCCTTCTCATACCTCGTGGCCAGCCCACTGTCACAATGCATGATGACCATGTCCGCGTCAAGATCCTAACAGAAAACATACCACACGTCAAGCACGAAGCATTCAGAATTGACACAAGACTTGGTCAACTCGTCGACAATGGATCATTGGTCAGCAAGCTATATCTATGCTTGCTGCACGCTTTGACATCCCACTGTCTCCCTGATCCTTTGACCAGTCGCACTGGCACTGAAGAGGCAACCAGAGTACTACAGCTCTCAGCGGTCCGGTCGTTCCAACGCCTGGAAAGCGATTGCATCGAAATCCTTGCGAAAATCTCTGGCCTGTCGCCGAAAAGAAGCTTTTATCCAGAACATCTACAAAACATGGAACAGTGCAGTTGGAATCCTAACCTTCCCGTGCTCTCTCAGTATGATGGATTTCTGGCAATGGTCGAGGAAATTATGGCACATGCTGAAGATTGCGAGGTGCTATACGAGCAAAGcaagggtggtgctggcgagGCAATCCGTGAGTTGGCCAGGAGTGTGAAGACCCATCTTCTCACCGAGCGAGCAATCATCAGAAATTCGAGCTTCCGAGTCACTCAGTTTGGGGCCGAGGACCATTCGGCTCGGCATGATGTCAGTTATGGAGGACGGCACAGCAAAGATCAGGAAGTCGAACGTTCGAGCATAGCCCGGAACATTGCATTGATGGTTAGCTCTGGAGCTCCGCAACTATTGTTTCCCACAACACCGAGCCTCAAGCAATCGATCTTATCCATAAATAGCAACAGCTTTTCTGGGGATCCTCGAGTCGGCTTGGGATTCAACGCCGAGCACTATGAGAAGCCCAAGGTCGCTCTGAAGGAGCTCTGGTGCGGGCTGCACCGAGCACTCGCCACAGAAGAGAATTGTTACCggatcatcttcttcctcgcttcCCTCTCTTTTGCAACCAAGGCAAATCTCGACGTGGTTCAAGCCTTGTTGGCCATAGCTACTCAGCGACGCATGTCTGGAGGTCTGGTCACCCCTCCCGACGAGCAGTTCTTTGATCTGACCCATAACCGACTGTCATTGCGGAAAAGAGTTGAGAGAATCGTGAAAGAGAAGCGTTTATCCATGAAGCTATGCCCCGACATGCCCGTCTACAGACAACGACACGAGAGCGAAAGTGACTTCCAAGCAAGGTACTATCAAGAATGGGAAACTCTGTCTGGTTCAATGGTTAGAGCACTGGTTTCAGACTTTGAAAGTCAGTGGTCGAAGTCTTGGACAGTCACGAGGCCTTCTTCGCAACAACCTTGTGAGCACTGGGTACCTCTTAGTGTTGTGATACCATTGGTGAACAAGACACTGGATCTCACCAGAAGGACAATTCTGTTCACAGACTATCTAGACAGCTTGGCGCTAGCCATTGAAGGCATGACCTGTCTAGCAACATCTCGTGGTTCTTTAGTGGCATCATTGCCATTTGTCGATGATGAGAACACGCAACGGGCATCCAGTACACCAATTGGTTTCATCAAGGACACTTCGCTTTTCTCCAATCCGCCACCTGAAATCCATCGCCCCGTGCCAGAGAGATTCTTGGATCTGTTGGAAGAGATACCACCCGTTGACGTGGGAAAGAGGCCAATCACAAACCTTATCGAGCATATAGCAGCTCTTGGACAGGAAGAGGAACACCAGCGCATCTACGTACACGAGCTTCGCCAGAGTTCTAAAAGTGTCGGCACCGTACACGTCAGACTCAAGATACATGGACAGGCTCTTTTCTCCCGACTCTCCCAATATCTCCTCAAGTGTCAAGGCGACAGCGCGCGGATCGAAAATGACATCGTGAGGGCATTGAAGTGCGGTGGAGTTTCCAAGGAGCTTTCTGTCAGCGCCGACCTCTTTCCACGGATATCTCCCATTTTTCTTCTGCAGCATCTCAGAAGGGATAGATGGATCAAGTTACCTCCCGAATGGCGATTGGCTTTGATGAACTATGCCCTTTCGCTCGCATACCTGCAGCGGGCCGAGCGCCTAGTAAACTCCTGCCAATCCGCCAACCGGCGAGTCGACTTTCTTAAGGAACTTCGAAATTTTGGGCACCATGACGAGAAAGACTTCGACCCCTTGGACTGGCCAGAGTATGTGCTGCTGGAGGTTGAACAAGGGATTTTGATACGGCCGGTACAGCATCAGATTGCTGCAAACATGCGCCAGCCTCCGGCGGGGAAAAGCTGCGTCATGCAGCTCAATATGGGGGAGGGCAAATCTTCAGTCATTGTTCCCATTGTCTCTATTTCGATCTCAGACGGATCCTGCCTAGCACGTGTGGTTGTTGCCAAGGCACAGGCAAAGCAGATGGAACACACACTTGTCAGCGCCATTGGCCGCTTGGTTGGCCGTCGCGTCTATTTTCTTCCCATCTCCAGGGCCGTCCGCGTTGACGGCAAGGCCATCAGAACCATTGCACGCTTGATACGGCAATGCAAGGAGGAATGCGGTGTGTTACTTGTACAGCCTGAGCACATCTTGTCATTCAAGCTCATGGGATTGGAGGCAGTTTGGAACAAGCATCCTGTGGCTCAAACGATCCTTAGCACATATAGTGAGCTTGAAAGTATCTCTCGCGATATTGTGGATGAGAGTGATGAAAACTTCAGTGTCAAGTTTGAGCTCATCTACACCATGGGAAGTCAGCAGCCAGTCGATATGAGCCCTGAGAGATGGATGTTGATCCAAGACTTGTTAGGTGTCGTCAGGGATGTcgccaagaagctcaagcgTGGGGATGCAAAACAATCAGGGCCAACTGATGGACTCCTTTTTGAAGAGGAGCCCAACTCTGGTCGGTTTCCAACGATTCGGACCCTCGATAAGTCTGCTGGTACGCAGCTGATGGAAGCCACTGCTCGCGAGCTGTGCCGTTTGGGCATGAGAGGTCTGCCCATCCAGCATCAGACCAGACAGATGCGTGATGCAGTTCTACAGTACATTATGGATCCTGATGTTGATCAACAGCACattgagatggtggagaaTGATCGGTCCGGTCTCGTTCAGAACGACACCATGAGAAAAGGACTTTTCCTGCTGAGAGGACTTCTGGCATCTGGTGTGCTTCAGTTTGCCCTGGGTCAAAAGCGTTTTCGCGTCAACTATGGACTTGCACCGGACCGGCAACCAGCAACGATGCTTGCAGTACCGTACAGGGCGAAGGATTCGCCGGCCCCACGTTCCGAGTTCAGCCATACAGATGTTGTCATCGTTCTGACGTGCCTGAGCTACTACTACCGTGGTTTGACGGAGGCCGAACTTTTTCTGTCCCTTGAGGTGCTTTCAACCTCTGATCGGGCTGAGCAAGAGTACTCCGACTGGTCTCGAGCTTCTCCGCTCCTAGACCGTGCACTGAGACATTTCTCTGCTGTCAACCTGAAGGACAAAACACTATACACAGAAAAGCTCTTCCCAGGTTTGCGCTTCTCGAAACCGGTCATCGATTACTACCTGTCCACCGTTGTCTTTCCGAAGGGGATAAGAGAGTTTCCACTCAAGCTTTCGAGCTCTGGATGGGATCTCGCCAAGCAAAAGGCACATGCAGTCACGGGCTTTAGCGGGACAACGGACTCGAAATATGTCCACCCCCTATCCATAAGCGCGCTGTATCTTCCAGAGCAGATTTATACCAACTCTCATGTGCTAGAATGTCTGTTGCAGAGCGAGAACACGGTTGTGGAGCTGGGAACTGAGCAGGAAGACCTCTGCGCCTTGACAGTGAACATGCTCCTGTCAGCGGTTATCAAGTCGATCCAGGCGATGCGCGTCATTCTTGACGTTGGTGCGCAGATCGTTGAGCTCAGCAATCTTCAATTTGCCAAGCACTGGCTTTCTGTTGTCTCGGATGCAGACGCTGTCATCTTTTTCAACGACAACGATGAGCTGTCGGTGGTCACTCGAGATGGGACGGTGGAGTCATTCTACACTTCACCTTTCAAGACTCAGACGGAGCGGTGTCTCGTTTTCCTCGACCAGGCACATACCCGCGGTACCGATCTCAGATTGCCAGATGACTACAGGGCTGCCGTGACTCTGGGTCCAGGGGTAACAAAGGACACTCTTGTACAAGGTGAGTTGGCGCGTTCGTTTTTCCCACAGTCTAATTATTCGTCATGATACTAATTTGTGCTTTCAACAGCCTGTATGAGAATGCGGAAGCTTGGCAGCGGCCAATCAGTCACATTTTGTCTCTCCCCCGAAATGCAAAGGAGAGTTCGCGATTATGAAAGCATGGATGCCTCACagcccatcatcgtcatgCATGTTCTTGCGTTTGCCATATTCGAAACGTGGAATGACGCCCACCGAAGCGTTCCGCTCTGGGCTACCCAGGGCTTGCGTCATCAACGCCAGGAGGAAATCTTGAGTCGTGTTGGAGGTTATGACAAGCTCCaggttgaagatgttgaAGAGTATCTTGAGGCGGAGGCACAGACTGTGGAGAAGCGGTACCGACCAGGACCAGGAACTCAGGCTCAGAGTTTGGCTTGCCAGCTTGAAGATGCTTCGAGTTTGGTGTCGAGACGGGCCGACGTTGCTGCCATTCGGGAGAAATGTATCAAGTTTGGCTTCAAAAACTTGGACTTGGTTGCCACActggaagaagaacaggagCGGGAGCTAGCTCCAGAGATCGAGCAAGAACGACATATTGAGCGTCCAGAACCTATGAAGCCGCTCAGGCACTCGCTTCATCCAGATATCAGACTGTTTGTCGTAACTGGCAGGCTAGATCCAGAAAGTAGGGCAGTCTTGCCCGCATTTCACGCCATGCTGCGAAGCAGTGCGTCGAAAGTCTTCCCCGCGAACAAGTTCCCGGCTAGTCTACTGGTCACTAAAGATTTTGCCAATACTGTCCAGCCCAGCCAAGCTGGCTACTGCTCCGATTCATATCAGCGGCCCGTCCAATGGATCCTGACTTCGAAGATCTCCGGAGATACTAAACAGACGGACACGGGCTCAAGAATGCTGATGGTCGTGATCAGCCCCCACGAAGCGGAGATTATCAAGTCTCAGATTCTCCGGGACTCCAACGTCGCGGGCACTCTGCACAGCTA is from Podospora pseudopauciseta strain CBS 411.78 chromosome 5 map unlocalized CBS411.78m_5.2, whole genome shotgun sequence and encodes:
- a CDS encoding uncharacterized protein (COG:S; antiSMASH:Cluster_3; EggNog:ENOG503NU0W); this encodes MAWTRQLLRKRSKSSSENEREAFAHRALMTAFICMSTFDMDSDLLDPLLSSPKQLSHFVEAAITACDHLPSKLSNPVYRFMAYRWRNLMYQSMGMMRAEVIGNRNSGFGSAVQHIWAAFDPSQSTWVTRQGSQGHIVETSMSRNGKNTKASWNMLTGELLVNGYPLSRLPRKYEADQNYSQLFGTRILEVVPSTIQGMHFSARQDQDGWIVHFAMLDGIVVIQAVKRGSNDEELWEFIPRSCFLGGLSKSFVMDFSHWRNNSTGEIEFRPAATPWEHSPNHWLLAIEGVRTVLRLDQDLVIDLHSETALAISTRLEPLDCRENIDMIFHHGADKGQLNVTLPRFALSFSLAPGSSSLRSKHYAGMIIDERQEIGALIGLKSKLVLRDEKHVDNLQPSRLLLIPRGQPTVTMHDDHVRVKILTENIPHVKHEAFRIDTRLGQLVDNGSLVSKLYLCLLHALTSHCLPDPLTSRTGTEEATRVLQLSAVRSFQRLESDCIEILAKISGLSPKRSFYPEHLQNMEQCSWNPNLPVLSQYDGFLAMVEEIMAHAEDCEVLYEQSKGGAGEAIRELARSVKTHLLTERAIIRNSSFRVTQFGAEDHSARHDVSYGGRHSKDQEVERSSIARNIALMVSSGAPQLLFPTTPSLKQSILSINSNSFSGDPRVGLGFNAEHYEKPKVALKELWCGLHRALATEENCYRIIFFLASLSFATKANLDVVQALLAIATQRRMSGGLVTPPDEQFFDLTHNRLSLRKRVERIVKEKRLSMKLCPDMPVYRQRHESESDFQARYYQEWETLSGSMVRALVSDFESQWSKSWTVTRPSSQQPCEHWVPLSVVIPLVNKTLDLTRRTILFTDYLDSLALAIEGMTCLATSRGSLVASLPFVDDENTQRASSTPIGFIKDTSLFSNPPPEIHRPVPERFLDLLEEIPPVDVGKRPITNLIEHIAALGQEEEHQRIYVHELRQSSKSVGTVHVRLKIHGQALFSRLSQYLLKCQGDSARIENDIVRALKCGGVSKELSVSADLFPRISPIFLLQHLRRDRWIKLPPEWRLALMNYALSLAYLQRAERLVNSCQSANRRVDFLKELRNFGHHDEKDFDPLDWPEYVLLEVEQGILIRPVQHQIAANMRQPPAGKSCVMQLNMGEGKSSVIVPIVSISISDGSCLARVVVAKAQAKQMEHTLVSAIGRLVGRRVYFLPISRAVRVDGKAIRTIARLIRQCKEECGVLLVQPEHILSFKLMGLEAVWNKHPVAQTILSTYSELESISRDIVDESDENFSVKFELIYTMGSQQPVDMSPERWMLIQDLLGVVRDVAKKLKRGDAKQSGPTDGLLFEEEPNSGRFPTIRTLDKSAGTQLMEATARELCRLGMRGLPIQHQTRQMRDAVLQYIMDPDVDQQHIEMVENDRSGLVQNDTMRKGLFLLRGLLASGVLQFALGQKRFRVNYGLAPDRQPATMLAVPYRAKDSPAPRSEFSHTDVVIVLTCLSYYYRGLTEAELFLSLEVLSTSDRAEQEYSDWSRASPLLDRALRHFSAVNLKDKTLYTEKLFPGLRFSKPVIDYYLSTVVFPKGIREFPLKLSSSGWDLAKQKAHAVTGFSGTTDSKYVHPLSISALYLPEQIYTNSHVLECLLQSENTVVELGTEQEDLCALTVNMLLSAVIKSIQAMRVILDVGAQIVELSNLQFAKHWLSVVSDADAVIFFNDNDELSVVTRDGTVESFYTSPFKTQTERCLVFLDQAHTRGTDLRLPDDYRAAVTLGPGVTKDTLVQACMRMRKLGSGQSVTFCLSPEMQRRVRDYESMDASQPIIVMHVLAFAIFETWNDAHRSVPLWATQGLRHQRQEEILSRVGGYDKLQVEDVEEYLEAEAQTVEKRYRPGPGTQAQSLACQLEDASSLVSRRADVAAIREKCIKFGFKNLDLVATLEEEQERELAPEIEQERHIERPEPMKPLRHSLHPDIRLFVVTGRLDPESRAVLPAFHAMLRSSASKVFPANKFPASLLVTKDFANTVQPSQAGYCSDSYQRPVQWILTSKISGDTKQTDTGSRMLMVVISPHEAEIIKSQILRDSNVAGTLHSYLPRSSLSFRSMEDLKTFTYPFMTPTQLEKWTPPPELIMQLNLFAGQLYLRSYEEYVRMCRYLGLSFTENKSDGSGGVVVGADGFVGRAGGKGYEDCPFEESPVGFLSVLYKRLRRDCANIDRTHMGTVLAGGILTEKDFETIGDDEEGTGGLEKGVGQMRLD